One region of Niallia sp. Man26 genomic DNA includes:
- the secY gene encoding preprotein translocase subunit SecY has protein sequence MFQTISNFMRVGEIRRKIIFTLLMLIIFRIGTFIPVPYVNAEFLQAQDAFSAFGILNTFGGGALSNFSILAMGIMPYITASIIVSLLQMDVVPKFTEWSKQGDAGRRKLTQFTRYFTIVLGFIQGFGMSYGFNNLAGGALITNPGFSSYLVISVVLTAGTAFLMWLGELITSKGVGNGISIIIFAGIAAGIPNIANQIYAQQFENPGDQLFLRIATVLLILVAVVALVVGVIFIQQALRKIPIQYAKRMTNGNSSVGGQSTHLPLKVNSAGVIPVIFAVSFLVTPRTIASFFEQNAVTTWIQKVFDYTHPIGMVIYTVLILAFTYFYAFIQVNPEQVSENLKKQGGYIPGIRPGKSTQEYLTRVLYRLTLVGALFLAVIAILPVFFINIAGLPQSAQIGGTSLLIVVGVALETMKQLESQLVKRHYKGFIK, from the coding sequence ATGTTTCAGACAATCTCCAATTTTATGCGCGTGGGTGAAATAAGACGTAAAATCATATTCACCCTATTAATGTTGATTATATTCCGTATCGGTACTTTCATACCGGTACCTTATGTAAATGCAGAGTTTTTACAAGCGCAGGATGCTTTTAGTGCCTTCGGTATTCTAAATACATTCGGCGGCGGCGCGCTTAGCAACTTTTCTATACTTGCTATGGGGATTATGCCATATATCACAGCATCTATCATTGTCAGCTTGCTGCAGATGGATGTTGTACCTAAGTTCACTGAATGGTCTAAACAAGGTGATGCTGGTCGACGTAAGTTAACTCAATTTACTAGATACTTCACTATCGTCTTAGGCTTCATTCAGGGCTTTGGAATGTCTTATGGTTTCAATAACCTTGCAGGTGGTGCTTTGATTACTAATCCTGGATTTAGTTCCTACTTGGTAATCTCTGTTGTGTTAACAGCAGGAACTGCTTTCTTGATGTGGCTTGGGGAACTAATCACGTCAAAAGGTGTTGGTAATGGTATATCTATTATCATCTTTGCTGGGATAGCTGCTGGAATTCCAAATATCGCTAACCAAATTTATGCACAACAGTTTGAAAACCCTGGTGATCAATTATTCTTGCGCATTGCTACAGTGCTTCTAATTCTAGTTGCAGTGGTAGCTCTTGTAGTTGGAGTAATCTTCATCCAGCAAGCACTTAGAAAGATCCCAATTCAATATGCGAAAAGAATGACAAATGGAAACAGCTCGGTTGGAGGACAATCTACACATCTTCCGCTAAAGGTTAACTCTGCTGGAGTTATCCCGGTTATTTTCGCGGTTTCATTCTTGGTTACTCCAAGAACAATCGCATCATTCTTTGAGCAAAATGCTGTAACAACTTGGATACAAAAAGTATTCGACTACACGCATCCTATTGGAATGGTTATCTATACAGTATTAATTCTTGCATTCACTTATTTCTATGCTTTTATCCAAGTTAATCCTGAACAAGTTTCAGAGAACTTGAAAAAGCAAGGTGGATACATTCCAGGTATCAGACCAGGAAAAAGTACGCAAGAATATTTGACTCGTGTTCTTTACCGTTTAACATTAGTCGGTGCATTATTCTTGGCTGTTATTGCCATTCTTCCAGTGTTCTTTATCAACATTGCCGGGTTACCGCAATCTGCGCAAATTGGTGGAACGAGTCTACTAATCGTAGTCGGTGTTGCACTGGAAACAATGAAGCAGTTAGAATCCCAGCTAGTTAAACGTCACTATAAAGGATTTATAAAATAA
- a CDS encoding adenylate kinase, translated as MNLVLMGLPGAGKGTQAEKIVEKYGIPHISTGDMFRAAMKDETELGLKAKSFMDKGELVPDEVTIGIVRERLSKDDCEKGFLLDGFPRTVPQAEALESILSDLEKRLDYVINVQVDQEILMERLTGRRICKSCGATYHLVFNPPAKEDTCDRCGGELYQRADDNEATVKNRLDVNIKQSQPLLDFYESKGYLKNFNGQQDISKVFSDLDELLSTLKLS; from the coding sequence ATGAATTTAGTCTTAATGGGGCTCCCTGGCGCAGGCAAAGGTACACAAGCCGAGAAGATTGTCGAGAAATATGGCATCCCTCATATCTCAACTGGTGATATGTTCCGTGCTGCAATGAAAGATGAAACAGAGCTTGGACTAAAAGCAAAATCATTTATGGATAAAGGTGAATTGGTTCCTGATGAAGTTACTATCGGGATCGTTCGCGAAAGACTTAGTAAGGATGATTGTGAAAAGGGTTTTCTTCTAGACGGATTCCCTCGTACTGTTCCACAAGCTGAAGCTTTAGAATCCATTTTGTCTGATTTAGAAAAAAGACTTGATTATGTAATCAATGTTCAAGTCGATCAAGAAATATTAATGGAAAGACTGACAGGACGCCGTATTTGTAAGTCTTGCGGAGCGACATACCATTTGGTGTTCAACCCGCCTGCTAAAGAAGATACATGCGATCGCTGTGGCGGTGAGTTATATCAACGCGCAGATGATAATGAAGCTACTGTCAAAAACCGTTTGGATGTTAACATCAAACAATCTCAACCATTACTTGATTTTTATGAGTCAAAAGGCTACTTGAAAAACTTCAATGGCCAACAAGATATTTCAAAAGTATTCTCAGATCTGGATGAATTACTAAGTACTCTTAAGTTATCCTAA
- the infA gene encoding translation initiation factor IF-1, with amino-acid sequence MAKDDVIEIEGTITETLPNAMFKVELENGHTVLAHVSGKIRMHFIRILPGDKVTVELSPYDLTRGRITYRFK; translated from the coding sequence ATGGCTAAAGACGATGTAATCGAAATTGAAGGCACAATCACTGAAACTTTGCCGAACGCCATGTTTAAGGTAGAATTAGAAAATGGTCATACTGTATTGGCTCACGTTTCTGGTAAAATTCGTATGCATTTTATCCGCATTTTACCTGGTGATAAAGTAACGGTTGAGTTATCTCCATATGACTTGACTCGCGGAAGAATCACTTACCGCTTTAAATAA
- the rpmJ gene encoding 50S ribosomal protein L36: MKVRPSVKPICEKCKVIRRRGKVMVICENPKHKQKQG, from the coding sequence ATGAAAGTTAGACCATCTGTTAAACCTATCTGCGAAAAATGCAAAGTTATCCGCAGACGTGGGAAAGTTATGGTTATCTGTGAAAACCCTAAACATAAACAAAAACAAGGTTAA
- the rpsM gene encoding 30S ribosomal protein S13 produces the protein MARIAGVDIPREKRVVISLTYIFGIGKITAQKVLAEAGVSEDTRVRDLTEDELNKIRDIIDKLKVEGDLRREVSLNIKRLMEIGCYRGLRHRRGLPVRGQNTKNNARTRKGPRKTVANKKK, from the coding sequence ATGGCACGTATTGCTGGTGTGGATATTCCACGTGAAAAACGCGTAGTAATATCTTTAACATACATTTTTGGTATCGGAAAAATTACTGCACAAAAAGTATTGGCAGAAGCTGGTGTTTCTGAAGATACTCGTGTTCGTGACTTGACGGAAGATGAACTTAACAAAATCCGTGATATCATTGACAAACTAAAAGTTGAAGGTGACCTTCGTCGTGAAGTTTCACTTAACATCAAACGTCTAATGGAGATCGGTTGCTACCGTGGTCTTCGTCACCGCCGTGGTCTTCCAGTTCGCGGACAAAACACGAAAAACAACGCTCGTACACGCAAAGGTCCTCGTAAGACTGTAGCTAACAAGAAAAAATAA
- the rpsK gene encoding 30S ribosomal protein S11, translated as MARKTNTRKRRVKKNIESGIAHIRSTFNNTIVTITDVHGNALSWSSAGALGFRGSRKSTPFAAQMAAETAAKSSMEHGMKTLEVTVKGPGAGREAAIRALQAAGLEVTAIRDVTPVPHNGCRPPKRRRV; from the coding sequence ATGGCACGTAAAACGAATACTCGTAAACGTCGTGTGAAAAAGAATATCGAATCTGGTATTGCACACATTCGTTCAACATTCAACAACACAATCGTAACTATCACTGATGTTCATGGTAATGCTCTTTCTTGGTCAAGTGCAGGAGCTCTAGGATTTAGAGGTTCTCGTAAATCTACTCCTTTCGCTGCTCAAATGGCTGCTGAAACTGCTGCTAAATCATCAATGGAACATGGTATGAAAACTCTTGAAGTAACTGTAAAAGGACCAGGTGCTGGTCGTGAAGCTGCTATCCGTGCTCTTCAAGCTGCAGGTCTTGAAGTTACTGCTATCAGAGATGTAACTCCAGTTCCTCATAATGGCTGCCGACCACCTAAACGTCGCCGCGTTTAA
- a CDS encoding DNA-directed RNA polymerase subunit alpha codes for MIEIEKPKIETVEINDDAKYGKFVVEPLERGYGTTLGNSLRRILLSSLPGAAITSIQIDGVLHEFSTIEGVVEDVTSIILNIKKLALKIYSDDEKTLEIDMQGEGVVTAADITHDSDVEILNPDLHIATLGSNGNLRMRLTAKRGRGYAPAEQNKREDQPIGVIPIDSIYTPVSRVNYQVENTRVGQLTNYDKLTFDVWTDGSTGPQDAIALGAKILTEHLNIFVGLTDEAQNAEIMVEKEEDQKEKVLEMTIEELDLSVRSYNCLKRAGINTVQELANKTEEDMMKVRNLGRKSLEEVKHKLEELGLGLRKDD; via the coding sequence ATGATCGAAATAGAAAAACCAAAAATCGAAACGGTTGAGATCAACGATGATGCCAAATACGGCAAATTCGTCGTAGAGCCACTTGAGCGTGGATATGGTACTACTTTGGGTAACTCCTTACGTCGTATTCTATTATCCTCACTCCCTGGTGCCGCTATCACATCCATTCAAATTGATGGGGTACTTCATGAGTTCTCAACAATTGAAGGCGTCGTGGAAGATGTAACATCTATCATATTGAACATCAAAAAACTAGCACTTAAAATCTACTCTGATGATGAAAAAACTTTAGAGATTGATATGCAAGGTGAAGGAGTTGTCACTGCAGCGGACATCACTCATGACAGTGATGTAGAGATCTTGAATCCAGATCTTCATATCGCTACATTGGGCAGCAACGGAAATCTTCGCATGCGTTTAACTGCTAAGCGTGGTCGTGGATACGCACCTGCTGAGCAGAACAAGCGTGAAGATCAGCCGATTGGTGTTATTCCAATTGACTCTATCTATACGCCTGTATCTAGAGTGAATTATCAAGTTGAAAACACTCGTGTTGGTCAATTGACTAATTATGATAAACTAACATTTGACGTTTGGACTGACGGTAGTACAGGTCCTCAAGATGCTATTGCACTTGGTGCAAAGATTTTGACAGAGCATTTAAACATCTTCGTTGGTTTAACTGATGAAGCACAAAATGCTGAGATAATGGTAGAAAAAGAAGAAGATCAAAAAGAAAAAGTTCTTGAGATGACGATTGAAGAGCTTGATCTATCTGTTCGTTCTTATAACTGCCTAAAACGTGCTGGCATTAATACAGTACAAGAATTGGCAAATAAAACTGAAGAAGATATGATGAAGGTTCGAAATCTAGGTAGAAAATCTCTGGAAGAAGTTAAGCATAAACTGGAAGAGCTAGGTTTAGGCCTGAGAAAAGACGACTGA
- the rplQ gene encoding 50S ribosomal protein L17: MGYRKLGRTSAQRKAMLRDLTTDLIINERIETTEARAKELRSVVEKMITLGKRGDLHARRQAAAYVRNEVANVEENQDAVQKLFSDIAARYTERQGGYTRIMKMGPRRGDGAPMVIIELV; encoded by the coding sequence ATGGGTTACAGAAAGTTAGGACGCACTAGCGCACAGCGTAAAGCTATGTTACGTGACTTAACAACAGACTTAATCATCAACGAGCGCATTGAAACAACTGAAGCTCGTGCAAAAGAACTTCGTTCTGTTGTAGAAAAAATGATTACACTTGGTAAACGTGGAGATCTTCATGCACGTCGTCAAGCTGCTGCTTACGTACGTAATGAAGTTGCTAACGTTGAAGAAAACCAAGATGCTGTTCAAAAATTGTTCAGCGACATCGCTGCTCGTTACACTGAACGTCAAGGTGGATACACACGTATCATGAAAATGGGACCTCGTCGCGGAGACGGTGCACCAATGGTAATTATCGAGTTAGTATAA
- a CDS encoding energy-coupling factor ABC transporter ATP-binding protein yields the protein MDHKVLVTVDSLSFMYEDQQRKALDNVSFQVKQGEWVAIVGHNGSGKSTLAKLLNGLYFSSEGSIQIGDVTISEETVWEARRKIGMVFQNPDNQFVGTTVKDDVAFGLENIAVPREEMHKRVEAALSKVNMLPFLDQEPHHLSGGQKQRVAIAGVIALKPSIIVLDEATSMLDPQGRQEVLELMKELKEENMTVISITHDLDEAARADRIIIMNEGKIYKEGNPSEIFQLEKELIDIGLDIPFAIKLRSGLRKQGVQLDKITLTEEELVTELWTSHFKE from the coding sequence ATGGACCATAAAGTATTGGTAACAGTTGATTCCTTATCTTTTATGTACGAAGATCAACAAAGAAAAGCTCTCGATAACGTTTCCTTTCAAGTAAAGCAAGGGGAATGGGTGGCGATAGTAGGACATAATGGCTCTGGCAAATCTACACTTGCAAAGCTGTTAAACGGCTTATATTTTTCGTCGGAAGGTTCAATTCAAATAGGTGATGTAACTATTTCTGAAGAAACAGTATGGGAAGCAAGAAGAAAGATAGGCATGGTATTTCAAAACCCTGATAACCAGTTTGTAGGTACTACAGTAAAAGATGATGTGGCTTTTGGGTTAGAAAATATTGCCGTCCCCAGAGAAGAAATGCATAAAAGGGTAGAAGCAGCTTTATCAAAAGTTAATATGTTGCCTTTTCTTGATCAAGAGCCGCACCATCTTTCAGGCGGTCAAAAACAGAGAGTAGCTATTGCTGGGGTAATTGCTTTGAAACCTAGCATCATCGTGCTGGATGAAGCTACTTCCATGCTTGACCCGCAAGGCAGGCAAGAAGTGCTGGAATTAATGAAAGAGCTGAAGGAGGAGAACATGACCGTTATCTCCATCACTCATGATTTAGACGAAGCTGCAAGAGCAGACCGGATCATAATTATGAATGAAGGGAAGATATATAAAGAGGGGAATCCTTCTGAAATCTTTCAGTTAGAAAAGGAATTAATTGATATTGGGTTGGATATCCCATTTGCGATAAAGCTGAGAAGCGGTCTTCGTAAGCAGGGAGTTCAACTGGACAAAATTACATTGACAGAAGAAGAGTTGGTGACAGAGTTATGGACATCTCACTTCAAAGAGTAG
- a CDS encoding energy-coupling factor ABC transporter ATP-binding protein: protein MDISLQRVAYKYQENTPFETLAIKDVDINITSGSYTAIIGHTGSGKSTVLQHLNALLTPSNGSVVIGDRLIESGRKNKNLAPIRQKVGIVFQFPESQLFEETVEKDICFGPMNFGVSEEEAKVRAKKALKEVGLSEEYLTKSPFDLSGGQMRRVAIAGVLAMEPEVLVLDEPTAGLDPRGRKEIMDMFYRLHKERNLTTILVTHSMEDAAIYADKIVIMNKGNVYKEGTPENIFSNSEGLIEIGLNVPDIVRFQQKLESLLGYKLDRVHLNMETFIMEVSDHLKKKEANQ, encoded by the coding sequence ATGGACATCTCACTTCAAAGAGTAGCTTATAAGTATCAAGAGAATACACCATTTGAAACTCTGGCTATTAAGGATGTAGACATAAACATTACCTCTGGATCATATACAGCTATTATTGGACATACAGGCTCTGGGAAATCTACCGTCCTTCAACATTTGAATGCTCTGTTAACACCTTCAAATGGTAGTGTTGTAATTGGCGACAGACTAATCGAATCTGGACGTAAAAATAAAAACCTTGCCCCTATTCGTCAAAAGGTAGGAATCGTCTTCCAGTTTCCCGAAAGCCAGCTTTTCGAGGAGACAGTGGAAAAGGATATTTGCTTTGGACCGATGAACTTTGGTGTAAGCGAGGAAGAAGCTAAAGTAAGAGCAAAAAAGGCGCTTAAAGAAGTTGGTCTGTCTGAAGAGTATTTGACTAAATCTCCATTTGATTTATCTGGAGGACAGATGAGAAGGGTTGCAATTGCAGGAGTTCTGGCAATGGAACCAGAGGTGCTTGTGCTTGATGAACCAACCGCTGGACTTGATCCAAGAGGGCGCAAAGAAATTATGGATATGTTCTACAGACTTCATAAAGAGCGGAATTTAACGACCATTCTTGTTACTCACAGCATGGAAGATGCCGCAATCTATGCTGATAAAATAGTTATTATGAACAAAGGAAATGTTTATAAAGAAGGAACACCAGAGAATATATTCTCAAATAGTGAAGGTTTAATAGAAATTGGTCTTAATGTTCCGGATATAGTTAGATTTCAACAGAAATTAGAATCACTGCTAGGATACAAGTTAGACAGAGTGCATTTAAACATGGAGACATTTATTATGGAAGTTTCAGATCATTTAAAGAAAAAAGAGGCTAATCAATGA
- a CDS encoding energy-coupling factor transporter transmembrane component T, with protein sequence MMGKMIIGRFVPIDSLLHRMDPRSKLIIVFLFICIVFLANNAVTYFILAVYVGMMILLSKVPFRYIYLGLRPILWLILFTFCLHLFFTKGGNLLFEYGWIKIYEEGLRMGILISLRFFLLIIMTSLLTLTTTPIELTDALETLLGPLKKVRFPVHELALMMSISLRFIPTLMDETEKIMKAQMARGVEFSSGPIKNRIKAIVPLLIPLFVNAFKRAEELATAMEARGYQGGEGRTKYRQLVWKQTDSIMILLLVLVAGLLFVFKS encoded by the coding sequence ATGATGGGGAAGATGATAATCGGCCGTTTTGTTCCCATTGACTCTCTTCTTCACAGGATGGACCCTCGCTCTAAACTGATAATCGTATTTTTATTTATATGTATCGTTTTCCTTGCTAACAATGCGGTTACCTACTTTATACTTGCTGTTTATGTTGGTATGATGATTCTGTTATCCAAGGTGCCCTTCCGATATATTTATCTCGGGTTAAGGCCGATTTTATGGCTTATATTATTTACTTTCTGTCTTCATTTATTCTTTACTAAAGGTGGCAACCTTTTATTTGAATACGGATGGATAAAGATTTATGAAGAAGGTTTAAGGATGGGAATTCTTATTTCATTAAGATTCTTTCTGCTTATCATTATGACATCCTTGCTTACCTTGACAACGACTCCAATCGAGCTGACAGATGCCTTAGAAACGCTCCTAGGGCCGTTGAAAAAAGTCCGTTTTCCAGTTCATGAGCTTGCTTTAATGATGTCTATTTCCCTGCGCTTTATCCCGACACTTATGGATGAGACGGAGAAGATAATGAAGGCACAGATGGCAAGAGGGGTCGAATTTTCTAGCGGCCCAATCAAGAACAGAATTAAAGCTATTGTTCCATTGTTAATTCCGTTGTTTGTCAATGCTTTTAAGCGTGCGGAAGAGCTAGCAACTGCAATGGAGGCAAGAGGCTATCAAGGCGGAGAGGGCAGGACCAAGTACCGTCAGTTAGTATGGAAGCAAACAGATAGTATCATGATTTTATTATTAGTGCTAGTGGCAGGATTGCTGTTTGTATTTAAATCATAA
- the truA gene encoding tRNA pseudouridine(38-40) synthase TruA: MQRYKGIVSYDGTEYCGFQLQPKDRTVQGEIEKALKKLHKGSEIKIQASGRTDAGVHAKGQVIHFDSDLDIPAGKWELALNALLPHDIVFSTIEAVDRSFHARYDVQGKEYRYFIHLSERRDPFKRNFSYYYPYQLDIGAIREALEYFIGEHDFTSFCSMKTDKEDKVRTIHSMRLVEEGDILVFCFEGNGFLYNMVRIIIGTLLDVGRGKRKPESIKEIIEKKDRKAAGKTASANGLYLWKVFY; this comes from the coding sequence ATGCAAAGATATAAAGGGATAGTCAGCTATGACGGCACCGAATACTGCGGTTTTCAGTTGCAGCCAAAAGACCGAACTGTTCAAGGAGAAATTGAAAAAGCTCTTAAAAAGCTTCATAAAGGCAGTGAAATTAAGATACAAGCATCGGGCCGTACAGATGCAGGTGTTCATGCAAAGGGTCAAGTTATTCATTTCGATTCAGATCTTGATATTCCTGCAGGTAAGTGGGAGCTTGCTTTAAATGCACTGCTGCCGCATGATATTGTTTTTTCCACAATAGAGGCGGTTGATAGGAGCTTTCATGCGAGATACGATGTGCAGGGCAAGGAATACCGTTATTTTATTCATCTCTCTGAAAGGAGAGACCCGTTTAAGCGTAATTTTTCCTATTATTACCCATATCAGCTGGATATAGGTGCCATTAGGGAAGCACTGGAGTATTTCATCGGAGAACATGATTTTACGAGTTTTTGTTCCATGAAGACAGACAAAGAAGATAAGGTTAGGACCATTCATTCCATGAGATTGGTGGAAGAAGGGGACATACTTGTTTTTTGCTTCGAAGGGAATGGTTTCCTGTACAATATGGTCCGGATTATTATTGGGACGCTGTTAGATGTGGGCAGAGGCAAACGAAAGCCGGAATCCATTAAAGAGATAATAGAGAAGAAAGACCGCAAAGCCGCAGGAAAGACAGCTTCTGCAAACGGACTTTATCTTTGGAAGGTCTTTTATTAG
- the rplM gene encoding 50S ribosomal protein L13, protein MRTTFMANSNTVDRKWYVIDAEGKTLGRLASEVASILRGKHKPTFTPHVDTGDHVILLNASKIELTGKKLTDKIYYRHTMHPGGLKQRTALEMRTNYAEKMLELAIKGMLPKNSLGRQMFKKLHVYAGSEHPHQAQQPEVYELRG, encoded by the coding sequence ATGCGTACAACGTTCATGGCTAATTCAAATACTGTTGACCGTAAATGGTACGTGATTGATGCTGAAGGCAAAACTTTAGGTCGTCTTGCTAGTGAAGTAGCATCAATTCTACGTGGTAAACACAAACCAACTTTCACACCACATGTGGACACTGGTGATCATGTTATTCTTTTAAATGCTTCAAAAATCGAATTGACTGGTAAAAAATTGACTGATAAAATTTACTACCGTCACACAATGCATCCAGGTGGACTAAAGCAAAGAACAGCTTTAGAAATGCGTACAAACTACGCTGAGAAAATGCTTGAGCTTGCTATCAAAGGCATGCTTCCAAAGAATTCTCTTGGTCGTCAAATGTTTAAAAAATTACATGTATACGCTGGTAGCGAGCATCCGCACCAAGCACAACAACCAGAAGTTTACGAACTTCGCGGATAA
- the rpsI gene encoding 30S ribosomal protein S9 produces the protein MAQVQYIGTGRRKSSVARVRLVPGDGQIIINGREIENYIPFAALREVVKQPLVATETTGSYNILVNVSGGGYTGQAGAIRHGIARALLQADPEYRPTLKRAGLLTRDARMKERKKYGLKGARRAPQFSKR, from the coding sequence ATGGCACAGGTTCAATATATCGGTACTGGTCGTCGTAAAAGTTCCGTTGCACGTGTACGTTTAGTACCAGGCGACGGTCAAATCATCATCAATGGTCGTGAAATTGAAAACTATATTCCATTTGCAGCTTTGCGTGAAGTTGTAAAACAACCATTAGTAGCTACTGAAACTACTGGAAGCTACAATATCCTAGTAAACGTTAGCGGTGGAGGTTACACTGGTCAAGCTGGAGCTATCCGTCATGGTATCGCTCGTGCTTTACTACAAGCAGATCCTGAATACCGTCCAACACTTAAACGTGCTGGATTGCTAACTCGTGACGCTCGTATGAAAGAACGTAAAAAATACGGTCTTAAAGGCGCTCGTCGTGCACCTCAGTTCTCAAAACGTTAA